A stretch of Pelagicoccus sp. SDUM812003 DNA encodes these proteins:
- the rpsH gene encoding 30S ribosomal protein S8 codes for MHTDPISDFLTRVRNASAANKDICVAPHSKLKAAIAKILLDEGFVKEVKEGQDEKGHKTLEIGLKYVDGEPSINGIERVSKPGLRLYAKSSDIPRVLNGLGVCILTTPKGVMKDRDARRNKLGGELICNVW; via the coding sequence ATGCACACTGATCCAATCAGCGACTTCTTAACGCGCGTTCGTAATGCGTCGGCGGCCAACAAGGACATCTGCGTGGCCCCGCATTCGAAGCTCAAGGCGGCCATCGCCAAAATTCTCCTCGACGAAGGTTTCGTCAAGGAAGTGAAGGAAGGCCAGGACGAAAAGGGGCACAAGACCCTCGAAATTGGCCTCAAGTACGTGGACGGCGAGCCCTCCATCAACGGCATCGAGCGCGTCTCCAAGCCGGGACTTCGCCTCTACGCTAAAAGCAGCGACATCCCCCGCGTTCTCAACGGCCTCGGAGTCTGCATCCTCACCACCCCTAAGGGCGTGATGAAGGACCGCGACGCCCGCCGCAACAAGCTCGGCGGCGAGCTCATCTGCAACGTTTGGTAA
- the rpsN gene encoding 30S ribosomal protein S14: MAKKSSIARNKKRERLVAKYAEKRATLKAILASPDSTDEEFYEAQRKLCKLPRNSSPVRIKNRCNVTGRPRAYLRRYGLSRLTFRELALQGKIPGVTKSSW, encoded by the coding sequence ATGGCTAAGAAATCATCAATTGCCCGCAACAAGAAGCGCGAACGTCTCGTCGCCAAGTACGCCGAAAAGCGCGCGACCCTCAAGGCGATCCTCGCCAGCCCGGACAGCACCGACGAAGAATTCTACGAAGCGCAGCGCAAGCTCTGCAAGCTGCCGCGCAACTCCTCCCCGGTACGCATCAAGAACCGTTGCAATGTCACCGGCCGTCCTCGCGCCTACCTGCGCCGCTACGGACTTTCCCGCCTCACTTTCCGCGAGCTCGCCCTCCAAGGAAAGATCCCGGGCGTGACGAAGTCGTCCTGGTAG
- the rplE gene encoding 50S ribosomal protein L5, translating into MSSQETPALKKYYSDVVAPGLKKALGYTNDMQIPQIEKVVLNIGVNASADKSVLEEAVKNLSAIAGQAAVRTYARKSIANFKLREGMPIGCKVTLRGARMWDFLYRLLAVGLPSIRDFRGVHSRFDGNGNYSLGITDLTIFPEINTDSVKYQSGLEFTIVTTAKTNEEGKELLTLLGMPFRKQEKKTEETAA; encoded by the coding sequence ATGAGCTCTCAAGAAACTCCAGCACTCAAGAAGTACTACAGCGATGTGGTCGCCCCAGGCCTCAAGAAGGCCCTCGGCTACACGAACGACATGCAGATCCCTCAGATCGAAAAGGTCGTTCTGAACATCGGCGTGAACGCTTCCGCAGACAAGTCCGTCCTCGAAGAGGCGGTTAAGAACCTCAGCGCCATCGCCGGCCAGGCTGCCGTTCGCACCTACGCTCGCAAGAGCATCGCGAACTTCAAGCTCCGCGAAGGCATGCCCATCGGCTGCAAGGTCACGCTCCGTGGCGCTCGCATGTGGGACTTCCTCTATCGCTTGCTCGCGGTCGGTCTTCCCTCCATTCGCGACTTCCGTGGGGTGCATTCCCGCTTCGACGGAAACGGAAACTACTCCCTCGGCATCACCGACCTGACGATCTTCCCGGAAATCAATACCGACAGCGTGAAGTACCAGTCCGGTCTCGAGTTCACCATCGTCACCACCGCAAAGACCAACGAGGAAGGCAAGGAGCTGCTCACCCTGCTCGGCATGCCGTTCCGCAAGCAGGAAAAGAAGACAGAGGAAACCGCAGCTTAA
- the rplX gene encoding 50S ribosomal protein L24 has product MAKTHIKKGDEVIVLTGKEKGKRGKVLQLLPKKDRAIVEGLMMIKRHEKKSEEKPEGAIVEREGSIHVSNLMAATKWDARRSK; this is encoded by the coding sequence ATGGCTAAGACACACATCAAAAAGGGCGACGAAGTGATCGTCCTCACTGGCAAGGAAAAGGGCAAGCGCGGCAAGGTGCTGCAGCTGCTCCCCAAGAAGGACCGCGCCATCGTCGAAGGCTTGATGATGATCAAGCGTCACGAGAAGAAGTCGGAAGAGAAGCCGGAAGGCGCCATCGTCGAACGCGAAGGCTCCATCCACGTCTCCAATCTGATGGCCGCCACCAAGTGGGACGCCCGTCGCTCCAAGTAA
- the rplN gene encoding 50S ribosomal protein L14 yields the protein MIQLRSSLQIADNTGAKSAHMIRRLGQNKKTAGVGDVIVVNIKEASVDSSVKKGTVVKAVVVRTKAPIRRKDGSYLRFDSNAIVILDNNGNPKGTRIFGPVARELRNKKFMKIVSLAPEVL from the coding sequence ATGATTCAACTACGTTCATCACTACAGATCGCGGACAACACCGGCGCCAAGAGCGCTCACATGATCCGCCGTCTCGGACAGAACAAGAAAACCGCTGGCGTGGGCGACGTTATCGTCGTCAACATCAAGGAAGCCTCCGTCGACTCCTCCGTGAAGAAGGGGACCGTCGTGAAGGCCGTGGTCGTTCGCACCAAGGCTCCCATCCGTCGCAAGGATGGCAGCTACCTGCGCTTCGACTCCAACGCCATCGTGATTCTCGACAACAACGGCAACCCAAAGGGAACCCGCATCTTCGGCCCAGTGGCTCGCGAACTCCGTAACAAGAAGTTCATGAAGATCGTATCCCTCGCTCCGGAGGTACTCTAA
- the rpsQ gene encoding 30S ribosomal protein S17 — protein sequence MENSRNSRKDLIGMVTSVMGNKSIKVTYSYKIPHPRYRKVINRKTVVHVHDEENTARLGDKVEIMETRPISRLKRWRLVSVIERAPMLGKKTLAEVEAEQEAHAAESGVEA from the coding sequence ATGGAAAATTCACGTAACAGCAGAAAAGACCTCATCGGCATGGTCACCAGCGTCATGGGCAACAAGTCCATCAAGGTGACCTACAGCTACAAGATTCCTCACCCGCGCTATCGCAAGGTGATCAACCGCAAGACCGTCGTTCACGTCCATGACGAAGAAAACACCGCTCGCCTCGGCGACAAGGTGGAGATCATGGAAACTCGCCCCATCAGCCGCCTCAAGCGCTGGCGTCTGGTCAGCGTGATCGAGCGCGCTCCGATGCTCGGCAAGAAGACGCTCGCCGAAGTGGAAGCGGAACAGGAAGCCCACGCAGCGGAATCCGGCGTCGAAGCATAG
- the rpmC gene encoding 50S ribosomal protein L29, producing MKTKDIRELSLAELEKKARDSREQLLELRLKKQTGQVEKTHEITALRKDIARMETIRSQKLKAEKQTA from the coding sequence ATGAAGACCAAAGACATCAGAGAACTTTCCCTTGCAGAGCTCGAGAAGAAGGCCCGCGACTCTCGCGAGCAGCTCCTCGAACTCCGTCTCAAGAAGCAGACTGGCCAAGTAGAGAAGACCCATGAGATCACTGCCCTGCGCAAGGACATCGCTCGCATGGAAACCATTCGCTCCCAAAAGCTGAAAGCCGAAAAGCAGACTGCCTAA
- the rplP gene encoding 50S ribosomal protein L16 produces the protein MPPLTPSRTKYRKVMKGRLRGNAKGGDTIAFGDFAIQALDRGHFTGRQIEAARVAITRHMKRKGKLWIRVFPHKPITKKPLETRMGKGKGPVDHYVAAVKPGVVLFELAGVPIAVARQAMSLADAKIPFRTRFIERDRD, from the coding sequence ATGCCACCACTAACACCATCACGTACAAAGTACCGTAAGGTAATGAAGGGTCGCCTTCGCGGAAACGCGAAGGGTGGCGACACCATCGCGTTCGGCGATTTCGCTATCCAAGCCCTCGACCGAGGCCACTTCACCGGCCGTCAGATCGAAGCCGCTCGTGTCGCGATCACTCGCCACATGAAGCGTAAGGGCAAACTCTGGATCCGCGTCTTCCCTCATAAGCCGATCACCAAGAAGCCGCTCGAAACCCGTATGGGTAAGGGTAAGGGACCGGTCGACCACTACGTCGCCGCAGTCAAGCCAGGCGTCGTCCTGTTCGAGCTCGCCGGGGTGCCCATCGCGGTCGCTCGACAAGCCATGTCGTTGGCGGACGCCAAGATCCCGTTCCGCACGCGCTTCATCGAGCGCGATCGCGATTAA
- the rpsC gene encoding 30S ribosomal protein S3: MGQKTHPIGFRLAVNRNWQSRWFARKNDFADTLYEDHIIRTKLMEKLKYASVPRIFIERASARVRVKIFTARPGIVIGRKGQEIEKIKEELSKATGKEILLDIQEVKKPELDATLIAENVALQLERRISFRRAMKKAVQMAMSLGANGIKIQVAGRLGGADIARTEVQRQGSVPLHTLREDIDYGTAEASTVYGIIGIKCWVFNKED, encoded by the coding sequence ATGGGTCAAAAAACACATCCGATCGGATTCCGTCTCGCCGTTAACCGCAACTGGCAGTCCCGCTGGTTCGCACGCAAGAACGATTTCGCCGACACCCTCTACGAGGACCACATCATCCGCACCAAGCTGATGGAGAAGCTCAAGTACGCCAGCGTGCCGCGCATCTTCATCGAGCGCGCTTCCGCTCGCGTCCGCGTCAAGATCTTCACCGCCCGCCCAGGTATCGTCATCGGACGCAAGGGTCAGGAGATCGAGAAGATCAAGGAAGAGCTCTCCAAGGCCACCGGCAAGGAGATCCTCCTCGACATCCAGGAAGTCAAGAAGCCCGAGCTCGACGCCACCCTCATCGCCGAGAACGTGGCCCTCCAGCTGGAGCGTCGCATTTCGTTCCGTCGCGCCATGAAGAAGGCCGTCCAGATGGCCATGTCGCTCGGCGCCAACGGAATCAAGATTCAAGTCGCAGGCCGTCTCGGTGGCGCGGACATCGCCCGCACCGAAGTTCAGCGTCAGGGCTCCGTGCCTCTGCACACGCTGCGCGAAGACATCGACTACGGCACAGCGGAAGCCAGCACCGTGTACGGAATCATCGGTATCAAGTGCTGGGTATTCAACAAGGAAGACTAA
- the rplV gene encoding 50S ribosomal protein L22, whose product MQVQARTKYARMSPKKVIEVARAIRGKNANAALELLKFIPRKSAFLLSKTLQSAIANAENNHDLSGDSLVVESATVEQGPALKRFKAAARGGVARRKKRMSHIRIVLSDNA is encoded by the coding sequence ATGCAAGTACAAGCACGTACCAAATACGCCCGAATGTCGCCTAAGAAAGTGATCGAAGTGGCTCGCGCGATTCGTGGAAAGAATGCCAACGCGGCTCTCGAACTGCTCAAGTTCATCCCCCGCAAGTCGGCTTTCCTTCTCTCCAAGACGCTGCAGTCCGCTATCGCAAACGCGGAAAACAACCACGACCTTTCCGGCGACTCTCTGGTCGTCGAATCGGCAACCGTCGAGCAAGGCCCAGCGCTCAAGCGCTTCAAGGCTGCCGCTCGTGGCGGCGTAGCCCGCCGCAAGAAGCGCATGTCCCACATCCGCATCGTTCTGTCTGATAACGCCTAA
- the rpsS gene encoding 30S ribosomal protein S19, which yields MRSAKKGYFIDPSLQKKVDAAQASNDRKPIQTWSRRSTITPEFVGLNINVHNGKMFIPVHVTENMVGHKLGEFSQTRTFKAHGGSKK from the coding sequence ATGCGTTCAGCAAAAAAAGGATATTTCATCGACCCCAGTCTTCAGAAGAAGGTAGACGCAGCCCAAGCCAGCAACGATCGCAAGCCGATCCAGACCTGGTCCCGCCGTTCCACCATCACTCCTGAGTTTGTCGGTCTCAACATCAACGTACACAACGGCAAGATGTTCATTCCTGTCCACGTGACCGAAAACATGGTTGGCCACAAGTTGGGCGAGTTCTCGCAGACTCGCACTTTCAAGGCCCACGGTGGCAGCAAGAAGTAG
- the rplB gene encoding 50S ribosomal protein L2, translated as MAIKSFNPVTPTQRFAAIQVKDVTNKRPEKALTKSKGKKAGRNCYGRITMRRRGGGHKQLYRSIDFKRNKFDIPAKIQAIEYDPNRSAYIALLAYADGEKRYVVAPAGVKVGDTILSSQKMIAFEPGNAMPLEFIPPATKIHAVELLPGKGAQIARAAGNAVELIGIDGDSAQIKMPSGEIRLVSKKCLATVGIVGNAERKNVVIGKAGRSRWLGKRPRVRGVVMNPVDHPNGGGEAKSKGGGGRQMLVSPWGQLAKGFPTRRKSKESNSLILVRRNGRKMKNR; from the coding sequence ATGGCTATCAAGAGTTTCAATCCCGTCACCCCGACTCAGCGCTTCGCGGCAATCCAAGTTAAGGACGTCACGAACAAGCGCCCCGAGAAGGCTCTGACCAAGTCCAAGGGCAAAAAGGCTGGTCGCAACTGCTACGGTCGCATCACCATGCGTCGCCGCGGCGGAGGCCACAAGCAGCTCTACCGCTCCATCGACTTCAAGCGCAACAAGTTCGATATCCCTGCCAAGATCCAGGCGATCGAGTACGATCCGAATCGCAGCGCTTACATCGCCCTCTTGGCATACGCTGATGGCGAAAAGCGTTACGTGGTCGCTCCCGCCGGTGTCAAGGTAGGCGATACCATTCTCTCATCGCAGAAGATGATCGCTTTCGAGCCAGGCAACGCCATGCCGCTCGAATTCATCCCTCCTGCCACCAAGATCCACGCGGTCGAGCTGCTGCCCGGCAAGGGCGCTCAGATCGCTCGCGCAGCTGGCAACGCAGTGGAACTCATCGGTATCGATGGCGACTCCGCTCAGATCAAGATGCCGTCCGGCGAAATCCGTTTGGTGAGCAAGAAGTGTCTGGCCACCGTCGGCATCGTCGGCAACGCCGAGCGTAAGAACGTCGTGATCGGCAAGGCGGGTCGTAGCCGCTGGCTCGGCAAGCGTCCTCGCGTTCGCGGTGTGGTCATGAATCCGGTCGATCACCCCAACGGTGGTGGTGAAGCGAAGTCCAAGGGCGGCGGTGGTCGTCAGATGCTGGTTTCCCCATGGGGTCAGCTCGCGAAGGGCTTCCCAACCCGTCGCAAGTCCAAGGAGAGCAACAGCCTCATCCTCGTCCGCCGTAACGGACGGAAAATGAAGAACCGATAA
- the rplW gene encoding 50S ribosomal protein L23 encodes MIQPDKVIKSVRLTEKSNLQSSEIGQYTLEVFKEANKGSIKAAVEKVFDVTVKRVNVINQVGKPSRNRKTGKASRGSGFKKAIVTLKQGDAIDLTA; translated from the coding sequence ATGATCCAGCCAGATAAAGTCATCAAATCAGTTCGCTTGACTGAAAAATCCAACCTTCAGTCCTCCGAGATTGGCCAGTACACTCTCGAAGTTTTCAAGGAAGCCAACAAGGGCTCCATCAAGGCTGCGGTTGAGAAGGTCTTCGATGTGACCGTCAAGCGCGTCAACGTAATCAATCAGGTCGGCAAGCCGAGCCGCAACCGCAAGACTGGCAAGGCCTCTCGCGGTTCCGGTTTCAAGAAGGCTATCGTAACGCTCAAGCAGGGTGACGCCATCGACCTCACTGCATAA
- the rplD gene encoding 50S ribosomal protein L4, giving the protein MKLKLFNNDGSANGEAEFEGLPVFEDDKGVQAVKEVVVAQAANNRQGSASTKTRGEVRGGGKKPWRQKGTGRARAGSNRSPIWVGGGIVFGPRPRDYSKKINKKVKSLAFSRALFDRVADESIVVIESLDLAPKAKEGSKLVRGIAPEGKVLVIDKEFSDTAILALRNLAGVALEEAPYISVTELCQFKTIIATRAALEALIERAKGGSK; this is encoded by the coding sequence ATGAAGCTTAAACTTTTCAACAACGACGGCAGCGCCAACGGCGAAGCGGAATTCGAAGGACTTCCCGTTTTCGAAGACGACAAGGGCGTACAGGCTGTCAAGGAAGTCGTCGTCGCTCAGGCGGCGAACAATCGTCAAGGCAGCGCTAGCACCAAGACTCGCGGCGAAGTCCGCGGCGGTGGCAAGAAGCCCTGGCGCCAGAAGGGCACCGGCCGCGCTCGCGCCGGCTCCAATCGCTCCCCAATCTGGGTTGGCGGCGGTATCGTCTTCGGCCCACGTCCTCGCGACTACTCCAAGAAGATCAACAAGAAGGTGAAATCCCTCGCGTTCAGCCGCGCTCTTTTCGATCGCGTCGCTGACGAGTCGATCGTTGTCATCGAATCCCTCGACCTCGCCCCCAAGGCGAAGGAAGGCAGCAAGCTCGTTCGCGGCATCGCTCCCGAAGGCAAGGTGCTGGTTATCGACAAGGAATTCTCCGACACCGCCATCCTCGCCCTGCGCAACCTCGCCGGCGTGGCCCTGGAAGAAGCTCCCTACATCAGCGTAACGGAACTCTGCCAGTTCAAGACAATCATCGCAACGCGTGCAGCTCTCGAAGCGCTGATCGAGCGCGCGAAAGGAGGCTCGAAATGA
- the rplC gene encoding 50S ribosomal protein L3 gives MNYTLLGKKLGMTQVYGSDNEVVPVTVLQAGPCPVLQVKTVESDGYNAIQIGFGAKKDKNASKAALGHAKKAGVANAPRIIREVRSADAIEANPGNVLDVSKFEVGKKVDVIGATKGKGFAGVMKRFNTKGGPASHGSMFHRRIGSIGLCQWPGHVFKNQKMPGHMGAKQRTIQNLEIVQIDAEKNLILVKGSVPGANGDTVMIRSAIKAKK, from the coding sequence ATGAACTATACGCTATTAGGCAAAAAGCTGGGCATGACCCAGGTTTATGGCAGCGACAACGAGGTTGTTCCTGTCACCGTGCTGCAGGCTGGTCCCTGCCCGGTTCTCCAAGTCAAGACAGTCGAATCCGACGGATACAATGCCATCCAGATCGGTTTCGGCGCCAAGAAGGACAAGAACGCCAGCAAGGCGGCTCTTGGCCATGCTAAGAAAGCTGGCGTCGCCAACGCTCCCCGCATCATTCGCGAGGTGCGCAGCGCAGACGCTATCGAAGCGAACCCAGGCAACGTGCTCGACGTGAGCAAGTTCGAAGTCGGCAAGAAGGTCGACGTGATCGGCGCCACCAAGGGTAAGGGCTTCGCCGGTGTTATGAAGCGTTTCAACACCAAGGGCGGTCCCGCTTCTCACGGCTCCATGTTCCACCGCCGCATCGGTTCTATCGGTCTCTGCCAATGGCCAGGACACGTTTTCAAGAACCAGAAGATGCCAGGTCACATGGGCGCCAAGCAACGCACTATTCAAAATCTCGAAATCGTTCAGATCGACGCCGAGAAGAACCTCATTTTGGTCAAGGGCAGCGTGCCGGGCGCCAATGGCGACACCGTCATGATCCGCTCCGCGATCAAGGCCAAGAAATAA
- the rpsJ gene encoding 30S ribosomal protein S10: MTGQKIRIRLQGFDYRVIDQSASEIVDTAKRSGARVSGPVPLPTRIEKVSVNRSPHVDKKSMEQFEIRTHKRLLDIIEPTAQTVDELKKLNLPSGVDITINV, from the coding sequence ATGACTGGACAAAAAATCCGCATCAGACTTCAAGGTTTCGACTATCGAGTGATCGATCAGTCCGCGTCAGAAATCGTGGATACCGCAAAGCGCTCCGGCGCTCGCGTATCGGGCCCCGTGCCGCTTCCGACGCGAATCGAGAAGGTTTCCGTTAACCGCTCCCCTCACGTGGACAAGAAGTCCATGGAGCAATTCGAAATCCGCACGCACAAGCGCTTGCTGGATATTATCGAGCCAACTGCTCAAACAGTTGACGAACTGAAGAAGCTCAACCTTCCTTCCGGCGTCGACATCACCATCAACGTTTAA
- the fusA gene encoding elongation factor G: protein MEWMRNIGIAAHIDAGKTTTTERILYYTGVVHKIGEVHDGNAVTDFMEQERERGITITSAAISCHWKARFGPLENVDHLINIIDTPGHVDFTAEVERSLRVLDGAVAVFCAVAGVQPQSETVWRQADKYKVPRIAFINKMDRIGANFMGAVEDMRKKLGANAHPLFLNIGAEEGFSGLVDLVRNKAFRFDESDPMGVNTIDIDIPADMAEEVAAARESLIEAVAEHDDELAEAYLGGEEITVEKLVLAIRKATIALKFVGVIPGSAFKNKGVQSVLDAVVNYLPSPLDMPPMVGHADDESLVDIEADDAGKSSALAFKLWSDPYVGKLVFIRVYSGTIKKGDVLYNPRTRKSERVSRILQMKADTREDLEVVRSGDICALVGIKNVATGDTLADKSYDVALEPPTFPEPVISMSIEPKTKADQEKMSLGLGRLSEEDPTFVVKTNEETGQTIISGMGELHLEIIRDRLFREFKVGANSGKPQIAYRETITKKAPGEGKFIRQSGGKGQYGHAVIEIEPQEAGKGIEVVNEIVGGSIPKEFIKPTMDGIKEACRNGVVASYPVVDIKVRILDGSFHEVDSSEAAFKMAGIFALKDALQKAGAVLLEPIMKVEVSTPDEFQGDVIGDLNRRRGHIQNMEAKGDLAIISASVPLETMFGYATDVRSLSKGRASYTMEPSHFEQVPANVLQTIVNQGLLY, encoded by the coding sequence ATGGAGTGGATGCGTAACATCGGTATTGCAGCGCATATCGATGCCGGGAAGACCACGACTACGGAACGAATCCTCTATTACACGGGCGTTGTTCATAAAATCGGTGAAGTCCACGACGGCAACGCGGTCACGGACTTCATGGAGCAGGAGCGCGAGCGCGGGATCACTATCACCTCCGCCGCCATTTCCTGTCATTGGAAAGCCCGCTTTGGCCCCCTTGAGAACGTTGATCACCTGATCAACATCATAGACACCCCGGGGCATGTCGATTTCACCGCTGAGGTAGAGCGCTCGCTGCGCGTTCTCGACGGAGCGGTGGCTGTTTTCTGCGCCGTCGCAGGCGTGCAGCCTCAGTCCGAAACGGTCTGGCGTCAGGCGGACAAGTACAAGGTGCCGCGCATCGCGTTCATCAACAAGATGGACCGCATCGGCGCCAACTTCATGGGCGCGGTCGAGGACATGCGCAAGAAGCTCGGAGCCAACGCTCATCCGCTTTTCCTGAACATTGGGGCGGAAGAGGGCTTCTCCGGACTCGTCGACCTGGTGCGCAACAAGGCGTTTCGCTTCGACGAATCGGACCCCATGGGCGTGAACACCATCGATATCGATATTCCCGCCGACATGGCTGAGGAAGTCGCCGCCGCTCGCGAGTCGCTCATCGAGGCGGTAGCCGAACATGACGACGAACTGGCCGAAGCTTACTTGGGCGGAGAGGAGATCACTGTCGAGAAGCTGGTGCTGGCCATCCGCAAGGCGACGATCGCTCTTAAGTTCGTTGGTGTCATTCCTGGATCCGCTTTCAAGAACAAGGGCGTGCAGAGCGTGCTCGACGCGGTGGTCAACTACCTTCCGAGCCCGCTAGACATGCCGCCGATGGTTGGCCATGCCGACGACGAAAGCCTGGTCGACATCGAAGCCGATGACGCCGGCAAATCCAGCGCCTTGGCCTTCAAGCTTTGGAGCGATCCCTACGTCGGAAAACTGGTATTCATCAGAGTATACAGCGGTACCATCAAAAAGGGCGACGTTCTCTACAACCCGCGTACCCGCAAGAGCGAGCGCGTGAGTCGCATTCTGCAAATGAAAGCCGACACGCGCGAGGACCTCGAGGTGGTTCGCTCTGGCGATATCTGCGCTTTGGTTGGTATCAAGAATGTGGCGACGGGCGATACTTTGGCCGACAAGTCATACGATGTAGCCCTCGAACCTCCCACGTTCCCCGAGCCGGTCATCTCCATGTCCATCGAGCCGAAGACCAAGGCCGACCAGGAGAAGATGTCGCTCGGTCTCGGTCGCCTCTCCGAGGAGGATCCGACGTTCGTGGTGAAGACCAACGAGGAGACGGGCCAGACGATCATTTCCGGTATGGGCGAACTGCACCTGGAAATCATTCGCGATCGTCTGTTCCGCGAGTTCAAGGTCGGCGCCAACTCTGGCAAGCCGCAGATCGCGTACCGCGAAACCATCACCAAGAAGGCTCCGGGCGAGGGCAAGTTCATCCGCCAGTCCGGCGGCAAGGGCCAGTACGGTCATGCCGTTATCGAAATCGAGCCGCAGGAAGCAGGGAAGGGCATCGAGGTCGTCAACGAGATCGTGGGCGGCTCCATTCCCAAGGAATTCATCAAGCCCACCATGGATGGCATCAAGGAAGCCTGCCGCAACGGCGTGGTGGCCAGCTATCCTGTCGTTGACATCAAAGTACGCATTCTCGACGGCTCCTTTCACGAAGTGGACTCCTCCGAGGCCGCTTTCAAGATGGCGGGCATTTTCGCCCTCAAGGACGCTTTGCAAAAAGCGGGAGCAGTCCTGCTCGAGCCCATCATGAAGGTGGAAGTCTCCACTCCAGACGAATTTCAAGGCGACGTCATCGGCGACCTCAATCGCCGTCGCGGCCATATCCAGAATATGGAAGCGAAAGGTGACCTCGCGATCATATCCGCCAGCGTGCCGCTCGAAACCATGTTCGGCTACGCGACGGATGTACGCTCCCTCTCCAAGGGCCGTGCAAGTTACACAATGGAGCCGTCTCACTTCGAGCAGGTTCCAGCAAACGTCCTCCAAACCATTGTGAACCAAGGCTTGCTTTACTAG
- the rpsG gene encoding 30S ribosomal protein S7, with product MSRRRRANKRPAKPDARYGSTLVGRLVNTVMRDGKKTVAERIVYSAFEKVSEKLGKGDPIDLLLGALENARPRLEVKSRRVGGATYQVPVEISYDRQESLAFRWIVNAANSRRGLPMKDALASEIVDAYNNTGSVVKKKEDTHKMAQSNRAFAHLRW from the coding sequence ATGTCTCGTCGCAGAAGAGCTAATAAAAGACCAGCCAAGCCGGACGCTCGTTACGGCAGCACCCTCGTGGGTCGCCTCGTTAACACCGTCATGCGCGATGGTAAGAAGACGGTCGCGGAGCGCATCGTATACTCGGCTTTCGAAAAGGTTTCCGAAAAGCTCGGCAAGGGCGATCCTATCGATCTCCTTCTCGGTGCCTTGGAAAACGCCCGTCCTCGCCTCGAGGTCAAGAGCCGCCGCGTCGGTGGCGCCACCTATCAGGTGCCGGTCGAAATTTCCTACGATCGCCAGGAATCGCTCGCGTTTCGCTGGATCGTGAACGCAGCCAATTCCCGCCGCGGTCTTCCTATGAAGGACGCGCTGGCTTCCGAAATCGTCGATGCCTACAACAATACCGGCTCGGTCGTGAAGAAGAAGGAAGATACCCACAAGATGGCTCAATCCAACCGCGCTTTCGCGCACCTACGCTGGTAG
- the rpsL gene encoding 30S ribosomal protein S12, whose product MPTINQLVRKGRKVIKAKSKSRALEANPFRRGVCVQVMTRTPKKPNSAIRKVAKVRLTNGYEVIAYIPDEGHNLQEHSIVLVRGGRVKDLPGVRYHIVRGTLDAQGVDKRRRSRSKYGVKRPKEKK is encoded by the coding sequence ATGCCTACTATTAATCAGCTAGTTCGAAAGGGACGCAAAGTGATCAAGGCCAAGTCCAAGTCACGTGCCCTTGAAGCAAACCCGTTTCGTCGTGGCGTGTGTGTACAGGTCATGACCCGTACGCCTAAGAAGCCGAATTCCGCTATTCGTAAAGTGGCAAAGGTGCGTCTGACCAACGGATACGAAGTCATCGCTTATATTCCGGACGAAGGTCACAACCTTCAGGAGCACAGCATCGTACTCGTTCGCGGTGGTCGTGTTAAGGACCTTCCTGGTGTTCGCTACCACATCGTTCGTGGTACGCTCGACGCTCAGGGTGTTGATAAGCGTCGTCGCAGCCGCTCCAAGTACGGAGTGAAGCGCCCCAAGGAAAAGAAATAA